The genomic segment CGATGACCCGCTCACTGCCCAATCTGTTTCTGCAACCGCTGAAGCTCGCCGCGAATCGACCCGTCAATCACCAGATCTTCGGCGCGGATGACCGCGCCGCCAATCAGGCTCACATCGGTGGCCCAATCAATCTTGACCTCGCGACCGAGCCGCTTGGCAATCACCTCGGCAAACGACCCCTGCCGCTGCGCATCAACCGACTCTGCCGTGGTGATGCTCACCGACACCGTGCGCTCGGCTTCGGCGCGGAGCGCGTCGAACTGAAGCTTGATGTCGGGCAATGCGGACAGGCGCCCCTGTTCGGCCAGCACGGCCAAAAAGTTGCGGCCCTGCTCGCCCAGCCCGTCACCGAGTGCCGGCACCAGCGCATCGACCAGGG from the Polycyclovorans algicola TG408 genome contains:
- a CDS encoding F0F1 ATP synthase subunit delta codes for the protein MSSLSQIARPYAKAVFQLAREQSTLPAWSDGLGQLAEVVADDSVAALLGHPRVEPATLVDALVPALGDGLGEQGRNFLAVLAEQGRLSALPDIKLQFDALRAEAERTVSVSITTAESVDAQRQGSFAEVIAKRLGREVKIDWATDVSLIGGAVIRAEDLVIDGSIRGELQRLQKQIGQ